The proteins below come from a single Lonchura striata isolate bLonStr1 chromosome 10, bLonStr1.mat, whole genome shotgun sequence genomic window:
- the CARD8 gene encoding caspase recruitment domain-containing protein 8, whose translation MSCPAPEPDSGAESLSSDEKEVTPNGLEGSGSGSAEEHPEGEASSEDSSSSSSEEESDEEQEEKESPPYCNESGGSCLLSCEHCRNENDQKEQVTPRRLAGGQFMVQLEAEGSFQCSVTGLLFEAAAPARVTYSLLSWSKFAALVPRAWAVAGPLFDVRCSAPGALRCIHFPHCLCLRGDAGAGVAFTVLHVQGGGAAVEPSAEFSSSHVKWVVSSLSPVGPLIRSQQPPRYHGAVILYKAVDEHPSLSFWVYLATNNDSFIKDISKAVKHSKRKFVQIEKPPVCQKLLQEGKKYRLICEPEAEITPEEIEFVDGSLLKLKSYFEVYLEKPDDFTLSLVEQDSDETVWKARLRERDWIHYDQNKNEQKRSTGSVKKRKPALSILEEEELRSKKQKTGSTADGMGAKSLTDQQLLVIAKLLDRSWREMAIECLQMEMKDIDDVRAMEEDVTMQKLLVLRKWREREQGHGTAEALQRSLGEKATYEILQALQGFLAQS comes from the exons ATGTCGTGCCCGGCTCCGGAGCCCGACAG CGGGGCAGAGTCCCTCTCCTCGGATGAAAAAG AGGTGACACCCAATGGCTTGGAGGggtcgggatcgggatcggccGAGGAGCACCCGGAGG GAGAAGCCAGCTCTGAagacagctccagcagcagctcggAAGAGGAGTCAG ATGAAgaacaggaggagaaggaatcCCCACCTTACTGCAATGAGTCAG GAGGGAGCTGCTTGCTGTCCTGTGAGCACTGCAGGAATGAAAAT GACCAGAAGGAGCAAGTGACCCCCAGGAGACTCGCTGGAGGACAATTtat GGTGCAGCTGGAGGCCGAGGGCTCCTTCCAGTGCAGCGTGACGGGGCTGCTGTtcgaggcggcggcgccggcccGGGTCACCTACTCGCTGCTGTCCTGGAGCAAGTTCGCGGCGCTGGTGCCGCGGGCCTGGGCCGTGGCGGGGCCGCTGTTCGACGTGCGCTGCTCGGCGCCCGGCGCGCTGCGCTGCATCCACTTCCCGCACTGCCTCTGCCTGCGCG GAGACGCCGGGGCCGGCGTGGCCTTCACGGTGCTGCACGTGcagggcggcggcgcggccgtcGAGCCCTCGGCCGAGTTCTCCTCGTCGCACGTCAAGTGGGTGGTGAGCTCCTTGTCCCCCGTGGGGCCCCTGATCCGCAGCCAGCAGCCGCCGCGCTACCACGGCGCCGTCATCCTCTACAAGGCCGTGGACGAGCACCCCTCGCTGTCCTTCTGGGTCTACCTGGCCACCAACAACGACTCCTTCATCAAG gaTATCTCAAAGGCTGTAAAACACTCGAAAAGGAAATTTGTTCAAATTGAAAAGCCCCCTGTGTGCCAAAaattgctgcaggaaggaaagaagTACAGACTGATCTGTGAGCCAGAAGCTGAAATAACTCCTGAG GAGATAGAATTTGTGGATGGGTCCCTGTTGAAGCTGAAGAGTTACTTCGAGGTGTATTTGGAGAAGCCTGACGACTTCACCTTGTCCCTGGTGGAGCAGGACTCGGATGAGACCGTGTGGAAAGCCAGGCTGAGAGAGA gggattggaTCCATTATGACCAGAACAAGAACGAGCAGAAGAGGAGCACAGGCA gTGTGAAGAAGAGGAAGCCAGCCCTCAGCAtcctggaggaagaggagctccgcagcaaaaagcagaaaactggcagcactgcag ATGGAATGGGAGCAAAAAGCTTAACGGACCAACAGCTGCTGGTGATTGCCAAGCTGCTGGACCGGAGCTGGAGGGAAATGGCCATCGAGTGTCTGCAGATGGAGATGAAGGACATCGATGACGTCCGGGCCATGGAGGAGGACGTGACCATGcagaagctgctggtgctgagGAAGTGGAGAGAGAGGGAGCAGGGCCACGGCACTGCAGAGGCTTTGCAGAGGAGCCTGGGGGAAAAAGCCACCTACGAGATCCTGCAGGCGCTGCAAG GTTTCTTGGCTCAGAGCTGA